In Roseomonas fluvialis, one genomic interval encodes:
- a CDS encoding Crp/Fnr family transcriptional regulator → MDELRRSAKVATWRTFGVGELILDSDDASGDVWFVLEGVVRILVRAPSGRELILTDIAAGGMFGEIAAIDGAPRTASATALVRSQLCALPGSAFLDAACSTPAACRDLLRQMTEILRRQSKRLLEREALPVRLRVHAELLRLSRPRLGRDGQTVGEERVVSPPPRQHVFAARIGTRREAVSREFADLLRLGVIARERGAIVIRQPKALRDAVEAEIEAQIGL, encoded by the coding sequence GTGGATGAACTGCGACGATCTGCCAAAGTCGCGACGTGGCGGACCTTCGGTGTCGGCGAACTCATCCTGGATTCCGACGACGCCTCGGGCGATGTCTGGTTCGTCCTGGAAGGGGTGGTCCGCATCCTGGTGCGTGCTCCGTCCGGACGCGAGCTGATCCTCACCGACATTGCTGCCGGTGGCATGTTCGGCGAGATCGCGGCCATCGACGGCGCGCCGCGCACCGCTTCCGCGACCGCACTGGTGCGCTCACAGCTCTGCGCGCTGCCCGGCTCCGCCTTTCTGGATGCCGCCTGCAGCACGCCGGCAGCCTGCCGCGACCTGCTGCGCCAGATGACCGAAATCCTGCGCCGCCAGTCAAAGCGCCTTCTCGAACGCGAAGCCTTGCCGGTGCGCCTGCGCGTGCATGCCGAACTGCTCCGGCTCTCTCGACCTCGGCTCGGCCGTGACGGCCAGACGGTGGGTGAGGAGCGGGTCGTCAGCCCGCCGCCGCGCCAACATGTGTTCGCCGCGCGGATCGGTACGCGCAGGGAAGCGGTGTCAAGGGAATTCGCGGATCTGCTTCGGCTGGGCGTGATCGCGCGCGAGCGAGGCGCGATCGTGATCCGCCAACCGAAGGCCTTGCGCGACGCCGTCGAGGCGGAGATCGAAGCTCAGATCGGCCTGTGA
- a CDS encoding DUF4132 domain-containing protein — MAEEADPPGNPFTAWLRGLLTPRAAPAVPAPPTAPLPDTAISPQRMQDLEMWQTCPLGPGQRRALMGEAWPVLLRVLEEADATAAGLYPVHLFAAIAPAVARLSLAERAVLAEELAERVRTRPPLTGRPKLDEHVFPALLAHLPPLDARSATALFVVFGRGANQKGYDGGSGLGGFGRLVGRMEKIGGFKNHPPLIDAWAAIRARHPKMHPNAAKAAGLNARVEVLLGITPKEKVAAPRPESPVFVFEGLGAPADAARVLAFAEAYALLCAELMAWLRPRTGPGQPDWRLEAAVAFEERQTGQPVLLPPEGTPHYAEANRARREAVAELIGRTPLAALVPLDPPAWVMEADGIFAAAVARHGATTICWPPSARGLRFRFIVAGDARSQAEIDFSDRVIRVARGRRSAERLFGIRFRNWNADEIQEAAALKAADAGLFDLLWSARATEPSGAWLRKAEALLGGPTAAACREATRRWLDLAAEASAGMPSPAEYREALRYRQFESAVLAFLDVFDGPREAAIMALCTSAKIKPGRSDAWFHHDWQEPPARLSNANDIVLRGAVWFVSLDAAEVPRLLRVALAMLEKVPLLGGVTYRSLIGVNACIGALGRIATPEAVVALGRIQRRVRDERLAKTIAKALATAAAKAGTTIEELEELSVPDVALEPGPDPVRVAELAGGITATLGIASSTSATVTLRRADGSVPKSTPLAVKGDEDSTAALKDLQASAKDIAAILPVQRLRLERSWLTGRSWSGRDFRERYLDHPLLGWLAARLVWTITPASREPFSAMFHDAATPMDAQGRVRTLGDADRVALWHPLAPVEPGAVGAWRSLLLRDGIVQPIKQAFRETYPLTEAERATATYSNRFAAHILRQSQANALARLRGWVCRTRMSADVPNDEPTHIKLPALGLSAEFWTKPDGEGDEMTEGGAHLFLATDRVLFRPMRDEGDWRRDGGRGLRVGVGAVALEDVPDIAFSEVMRDVDLIVGVASIGRDEAWADAGAQAQHPSQWRRGAAMDYWQRFSRAELQESGRVRREVLAALLPKLAIAERCRLEDRHLVVTGALRRYRIHLGSAHVLLDPEDRYVCIVPADRDAAAGIRLPFEGDAVLSLILSKAFLLAADDRITDKGILSQIR; from the coding sequence TTGGCGGAGGAGGCTGACCCGCCGGGCAACCCCTTCACCGCGTGGCTGCGCGGGCTGCTGACGCCGCGTGCGGCGCCGGCGGTGCCGGCGCCGCCCACAGCCCCGCTGCCCGACACCGCCATTTCTCCGCAGCGCATGCAGGACCTGGAGATGTGGCAGACCTGCCCCCTCGGACCGGGTCAGCGCCGGGCCCTGATGGGCGAAGCCTGGCCCGTGCTGCTGCGTGTGCTGGAGGAGGCGGATGCGACCGCGGCGGGCCTCTATCCAGTGCATCTCTTCGCCGCCATCGCGCCCGCCGTCGCGCGCCTCTCCCTGGCCGAGCGCGCGGTCCTCGCGGAGGAACTCGCCGAGCGCGTGCGCACGCGCCCGCCACTGACCGGGCGACCCAAGCTCGACGAACACGTGTTCCCGGCGCTGCTGGCGCACCTGCCGCCGCTCGACGCGCGCAGTGCAACGGCGCTGTTCGTGGTGTTTGGCCGTGGCGCCAACCAAAAGGGTTACGACGGCGGCAGCGGGCTGGGCGGCTTCGGCCGCCTTGTCGGCCGAATGGAGAAGATCGGCGGCTTCAAGAATCACCCGCCGCTCATCGACGCCTGGGCCGCGATCCGTGCCCGCCACCCGAAGATGCACCCCAACGCGGCCAAAGCGGCGGGGCTGAACGCCAGGGTGGAGGTCCTCCTCGGCATCACCCCCAAGGAGAAGGTGGCAGCGCCGCGGCCGGAATCTCCCGTATTCGTCTTCGAAGGTCTTGGCGCGCCCGCGGATGCGGCGCGCGTCCTCGCGTTTGCCGAGGCCTATGCGCTGCTCTGCGCCGAACTCATGGCGTGGCTGCGGCCACGGACCGGGCCCGGGCAGCCGGATTGGCGCCTGGAGGCGGCGGTCGCCTTTGAGGAACGTCAGACGGGGCAGCCCGTCCTGCTTCCGCCGGAAGGGACGCCGCACTATGCCGAGGCCAACAGGGCACGCCGGGAAGCGGTCGCCGAGTTGATCGGCCGTACGCCCCTCGCGGCGCTGGTGCCGCTCGATCCGCCCGCCTGGGTTATGGAGGCCGATGGCATCTTCGCGGCGGCGGTCGCGCGCCACGGCGCCACAACCATCTGCTGGCCGCCAAGTGCGAGAGGGCTCAGATTCCGCTTCATCGTCGCCGGCGATGCGCGCAGCCAGGCGGAGATCGACTTCTCAGACCGCGTCATTCGCGTGGCGCGCGGACGACGCAGCGCGGAGCGCCTGTTCGGCATCCGCTTCCGCAACTGGAACGCCGATGAGATCCAGGAGGCGGCGGCGCTCAAGGCTGCCGATGCCGGCCTCTTTGACCTTCTCTGGAGCGCGCGCGCCACCGAACCGTCCGGCGCCTGGCTGCGCAAGGCCGAGGCGCTGCTCGGCGGTCCAACCGCCGCCGCGTGCCGCGAGGCCACCCGTCGCTGGCTCGACCTCGCCGCGGAGGCATCTGCCGGAATGCCGAGCCCGGCCGAGTACCGGGAGGCGCTTCGCTACCGGCAATTCGAGAGCGCCGTGCTCGCCTTCCTCGACGTTTTCGACGGACCACGCGAAGCCGCAATCATGGCCTTGTGCACCTCGGCCAAGATCAAGCCGGGACGTAGCGACGCCTGGTTCCACCACGACTGGCAGGAACCGCCGGCCCGTTTGTCGAACGCCAACGACATCGTCCTGCGCGGCGCTGTCTGGTTCGTTAGTCTCGACGCAGCCGAGGTCCCGCGCCTGCTGCGCGTCGCGCTCGCGATGCTCGAGAAGGTGCCACTCCTGGGTGGCGTGACCTACCGCTCGCTGATCGGCGTCAATGCCTGCATCGGCGCGCTCGGCCGCATCGCGACGCCGGAGGCGGTGGTCGCGCTCGGTCGCATCCAGCGCCGCGTCCGCGACGAACGCCTCGCGAAGACCATCGCCAAGGCGCTGGCGACCGCTGCCGCCAAGGCCGGCACGACCATCGAGGAGCTCGAGGAACTGAGCGTCCCGGACGTCGCCCTCGAACCTGGCCCCGACCCCGTGCGCGTGGCCGAATTGGCCGGCGGCATCACCGCCACGCTTGGCATCGCGAGCAGTACGTCAGCCACTGTCACGCTGCGCCGCGCCGACGGCAGCGTACCGAAGTCCACACCCCTCGCGGTGAAGGGCGACGAGGACAGCACCGCTGCGCTCAAGGACCTGCAGGCGAGCGCGAAGGACATCGCCGCCATCCTGCCCGTGCAGCGCCTGCGCCTCGAACGCAGCTGGCTCACGGGCCGCAGCTGGAGCGGGCGCGATTTCCGGGAACGATACCTAGACCATCCGCTGCTCGGCTGGCTCGCCGCGCGCCTGGTCTGGACCATCACGCCGGCGAGCCGCGAGCCCTTCAGCGCCATGTTCCACGACGCCGCGACGCCGATGGATGCCCAAGGTCGGGTGCGGACGCTAGGCGATGCCGACCGTGTGGCGCTGTGGCATCCGCTCGCCCCCGTCGAGCCCGGCGCGGTCGGCGCCTGGCGGTCCCTGCTGCTGCGCGATGGCATCGTGCAGCCAATCAAGCAGGCTTTCCGCGAAACCTATCCGCTGACGGAGGCCGAGCGCGCCACCGCGACCTATTCCAACCGCTTCGCCGCCCACATCCTGCGCCAGTCGCAGGCGAACGCGCTGGCGCGGCTGCGTGGCTGGGTCTGCCGCACGCGCATGTCTGCCGACGTGCCGAACGACGAACCCACGCACATCAAACTACCCGCCCTCGGCCTGTCAGCCGAGTTCTGGACCAAGCCCGATGGCGAGGGCGACGAGATGACGGAAGGCGGCGCGCATCTGTTCCTCGCGACCGACCGCGTGCTGTTCCGACCGATGCGTGACGAGGGGGACTGGCGGCGCGACGGTGGCCGGGGCCTGCGCGTGGGCGTCGGCGCGGTGGCGCTCGAGGACGTGCCGGACATCGCCTTTTCCGAGGTGATGCGCGACGTGGACTTGATCGTCGGCGTCGCCTCGATCGGCCGCGACGAGGCCTGGGCAGATGCCGGCGCGCAAGCGCAGCACCCGAGCCAATGGCGCCGCGGCGCGGCGATGGACTACTGGCAGCGCTTCAGTCGCGCCGAGTTGCAGGAAAGCGGCCGGGTGCGGCGCGAGGTACTCGCGGCGCTGCTGCCGAAGCTTGCCATCGCCGAGCGTTGCCGGCTGGAGGATCGTCACCTGGTGGTGACCGGCGCGCTACGCCGCTACCGCATCCACCTCGGCTCGGCTCACGTGCTACTCGACCCGGAGGACCGTTATGTCTGCATCGTCCCGGCGGATCGCGATGCCGCTGCAGGCATCCGCCTGCCCTTCGAGGGCGATGCGGTGCTGTCGCTGATCCTGTCGAAGGCCTTCCTGCTCGCCGCGGACGACCGCATCACGGACAAGGGCATCCTGTCCCAGATCCGCTGA
- a CDS encoding MFS transporter, whose product MADSALAPLRHRVFAVLWTATVLGNIGTWMRDVGSGWLMTSLAPSPVMVALVQAAGTLPVFVLALPAGALADVLDRRKLLIVAQCSLGVVSVLLALCTATGIMTPWLLLVLVLAGGAGAALAAPAWQSSVPEMVPRADVRAAIALNSMGVNVSRAIGPALGGLLVATLGVTATYLADALSYVLVIASLLWWKRVAPETDGPRETLHGAMRAGLRYALHARGLQRVLLRAVVFFALGAAHWALLPLLARHTLGGGPGLYGFMLAGIGAGAVGGALALPWLRERLGGAERVMLAGAFANAAAQAGLAVAPNGGIAVVFCVLAGIAWIAVLTTLNAATQAVLPNWVRGRGLAVYLTVFSGAMVLGSLSWGQVATWIGIVGALLVAAAGGAAAALVGLALPLPAGEEPLDPSRHWPDPHAAHATDHAHGPVAVQVEYRVAPERQAAFRQAIAPLGAIRRRDGATAWAVFTDADDPARVVEWFTLSDWAEHMRQHGRVTVADRAVQESVNALHESADPPRVTHLFGLAVRHRS is encoded by the coding sequence ATGGCGGACAGCGCCCTCGCGCCACTGCGGCACCGTGTCTTCGCCGTGCTGTGGACGGCCACGGTCTTGGGCAACATCGGCACGTGGATGCGGGATGTCGGGTCCGGCTGGCTGATGACCTCGCTGGCGCCATCGCCAGTAATGGTCGCGCTGGTGCAGGCGGCGGGCACGCTGCCGGTCTTCGTTCTGGCGCTTCCGGCCGGTGCGCTGGCGGACGTGCTCGACCGTCGCAAGCTGCTGATCGTGGCGCAATGCAGCTTGGGCGTCGTGTCGGTTCTTCTCGCGCTGTGCACCGCGACAGGAATCATGACGCCCTGGCTGCTACTGGTGCTCGTGCTTGCCGGCGGCGCGGGGGCGGCGCTGGCGGCGCCGGCCTGGCAGTCCTCGGTGCCCGAGATGGTGCCGCGCGCTGATGTGCGGGCGGCGATCGCGCTCAATTCGATGGGCGTGAACGTCAGCCGCGCCATCGGGCCGGCCCTGGGCGGACTGCTCGTCGCGACACTGGGGGTGACAGCGACATACCTTGCCGATGCGCTGAGCTACGTGCTGGTGATCGCGTCGCTGCTCTGGTGGAAGCGCGTCGCGCCGGAGACCGATGGCCCGCGCGAAACGCTGCACGGCGCCATGCGCGCTGGGCTGCGCTATGCGCTGCATGCGCGGGGCCTCCAGCGCGTGCTGCTGCGGGCCGTGGTGTTCTTTGCGCTTGGCGCCGCGCATTGGGCGCTGCTCCCGCTGCTGGCAAGGCATACGCTGGGCGGCGGGCCGGGGCTCTACGGGTTCATGCTGGCAGGCATCGGCGCAGGGGCGGTGGGGGGCGCGCTGGCCCTGCCATGGCTGCGCGAACGCCTCGGCGGCGCCGAGCGCGTCATGCTCGCCGGCGCGTTCGCGAATGCGGCGGCGCAGGCCGGGCTGGCGGTGGCGCCCAACGGTGGCATCGCGGTCGTCTTCTGCGTCCTGGCCGGCATCGCCTGGATCGCGGTGCTGACGACGCTGAATGCCGCGACGCAGGCCGTGTTGCCGAACTGGGTGCGGGGGCGGGGCCTCGCGGTCTACCTCACGGTCTTCTCGGGAGCGATGGTGCTGGGAAGCCTGTCATGGGGCCAGGTCGCGACCTGGATCGGCATCGTCGGCGCCTTGCTCGTGGCCGCCGCAGGCGGGGCTGCGGCCGCGCTGGTGGGCCTTGCGCTGCCGCTGCCGGCAGGCGAGGAGCCGCTCGATCCTTCGCGCCACTGGCCGGATCCGCACGCAGCGCATGCGACCGATCACGCGCATGGCCCGGTCGCAGTGCAGGTCGAGTATCGCGTCGCCCCCGAGCGCCAGGCGGCCTTCCGTCAAGCCATCGCGCCGCTCGGCGCCATCCGCCGGCGCGACGGCGCAACGGCCTGGGCGGTCTTCACCGATGCCGACGATCCGGCGCGCGTCGTCGAATGGTTCACCCTGAGCGACTGGGCGGAGCACATGCGCCAGCACGGGCGCGTGACGGTGGCGGACCGTGCGGTGCAGGAGAGCGTGAACGCACTGCACGAAAGTGCCGATCCACCGCGGGTGACGCATCTGTTCGGGCTGGCGGTGCGCCATCGCAGCTGA
- a CDS encoding amidohydrolase produces MPETADLILHNGRITTLDRSNPVAEAIAIRDGRVQAVGRTADIMPLAGAQTRRIDAGRRRVIPGLIDSHMHIIRGGLNYNMELRWDGVRSLDQAMAMLKAQVAITPPPQWVRVVGGFTEHQFVEKRLPTLDEINAIAPDTPVFILHLYDRALLNAAALRAVGYTRDTPSPPGAEIQRDPAGNPTGLLVARPNAGLLYATLAKGPRLPPAYQKNSTRHFMREVNRLGVTGVIDAGGGFQNYPDDYAIIEELHREGDLTVRIAYNLFTQTPKGEREDFARWTSMIAPGQGDDLYRHNGAGEMLVFSAADFEDFREPRPDLPTGMETDLKGVVRLLAEKRWPFRMHATYDETISRALDVFEEVDREVGFEGLRWFFDHAETISPRSIERVKRLNGGIAVQHRMVYQGEDFVARYGAAAAEQTPPIARMLEAGIPVGGGTDATRVASYNPWVALWWLVSGKSIGGLRMTRPDRRLDRDAALRLWTEGSAWFSGEQSVKGRLVPGQLADLAVLGADYFEVPEDEIQDIAAVLTILGGRVVHGAEEFAPLAPPLPPAMPDWSPVRRFGGYQSRLRAEAAITETCACATACGVHGHAHAWARLDAPVRDQAGFWGALGCSCWAF; encoded by the coding sequence ATGCCCGAGACCGCCGACCTGATCCTGCACAACGGCCGCATCACCACGCTGGACCGCAGCAACCCGGTGGCCGAGGCCATCGCCATCCGTGACGGCCGTGTGCAGGCCGTGGGCCGCACGGCGGACATCATGCCGCTTGCAGGTGCGCAGACCCGCCGGATCGACGCCGGCCGCCGCCGCGTCATTCCCGGCCTGATCGACAGCCACATGCACATCATCCGCGGCGGGCTGAACTACAACATGGAACTGCGCTGGGACGGCGTGCGATCGCTGGACCAGGCGATGGCGATGCTGAAGGCGCAGGTAGCCATCACGCCGCCGCCGCAATGGGTGCGCGTCGTCGGCGGCTTCACAGAGCACCAATTCGTCGAGAAGCGCCTGCCTACTCTCGACGAGATCAACGCCATCGCGCCGGATACGCCGGTCTTCATCCTGCACCTGTATGACCGCGCGCTGCTGAACGCAGCGGCGCTTCGCGCCGTGGGCTACACGCGGGACACGCCGAGCCCGCCAGGGGCCGAGATCCAGCGCGATCCCGCCGGCAACCCGACCGGGCTGTTGGTGGCGCGCCCCAATGCGGGGCTGCTCTACGCGACGCTCGCGAAGGGCCCGCGCCTACCGCCGGCGTATCAGAAGAACTCGACGCGGCATTTCATGCGGGAGGTGAACCGCCTCGGTGTCACCGGCGTGATCGATGCCGGCGGCGGGTTCCAGAACTATCCCGACGACTACGCCATCATCGAGGAGTTGCACCGCGAGGGCGACCTCACTGTCCGCATCGCCTATAACCTGTTCACGCAGACCCCAAAGGGTGAGCGCGAGGATTTCGCGCGCTGGACCAGCATGATCGCTCCGGGTCAGGGGGATGATCTCTACCGACACAACGGCGCCGGGGAGATGCTCGTTTTCTCCGCCGCCGACTTCGAGGATTTCCGCGAGCCGCGTCCCGACCTTCCAACCGGGATGGAGACCGACCTCAAGGGCGTGGTGCGCCTGCTGGCCGAGAAGCGCTGGCCCTTCCGGATGCACGCGACCTATGACGAGACAATCTCTCGCGCGCTGGACGTCTTCGAGGAGGTGGACCGCGAGGTCGGCTTCGAGGGGCTGCGCTGGTTCTTCGACCATGCCGAAACCATCAGCCCGCGCAGCATCGAGCGCGTGAAGCGGTTGAACGGCGGCATCGCCGTGCAGCACCGCATGGTCTACCAGGGCGAGGATTTCGTTGCGCGCTACGGCGCGGCCGCCGCCGAGCAGACGCCACCCATCGCGCGCATGCTGGAGGCCGGCATTCCGGTCGGTGGCGGCACGGACGCGACACGCGTCGCCAGCTACAACCCCTGGGTCGCGCTGTGGTGGCTGGTCTCCGGCAAGTCGATCGGTGGACTGCGCATGACGCGGCCGGACCGGCGGTTGGATCGCGATGCGGCGCTACGTCTCTGGACCGAGGGTTCCGCGTGGTTCTCGGGCGAGCAGTCCGTCAAGGGACGGTTGGTGCCTGGGCAGCTGGCGGATCTGGCGGTGCTCGGCGCCGACTATTTCGAGGTGCCCGAGGACGAGATCCAGGACATCGCCGCGGTACTGACGATCCTCGGGGGGCGCGTCGTGCATGGGGCGGAGGAATTTGCGCCGCTCGCCCCTCCGCTGCCGCCGGCCATGCCGGACTGGTCGCCGGTGCGCCGCTTCGGCGGTTACCAGTCCCGCCTGCGTGCAGAGGCAGCGATCACCGAGACCTGCGCCTGCGCAACCGCGTGCGGGGTGCATGGCCATGCGCACGCTTGGGCGCGGCTCGATGCGCCGGTGCGCGACCAGGCGGGCTTCTGGGGCGCACTTGGCTGCTCCTGCTGGGCCTTCTGA
- a CDS encoding XapX domain-containing protein: MRLYLAALGAGLVVGVVYSLLQVRSPAPPVVALVGLLGILIGEQVLPVARHLIAGEGLWSAMGLAGCREHLLGRLPGRATRDEAAPPS, from the coding sequence ATGCGGCTCTACCTCGCAGCGCTCGGCGCCGGCCTTGTGGTCGGCGTCGTCTACAGCCTGCTGCAGGTCCGCTCGCCGGCGCCGCCGGTGGTGGCGTTGGTGGGTCTGCTCGGCATCCTGATCGGCGAGCAGGTCCTGCCCGTCGCACGCCACCTCATCGCAGGCGAGGGCCTGTGGTCGGCGATGGGCCTTGCCGGCTGCAGGGAGCATCTGTTGGGCCGCCTGCCTGGCCGCGCGACACGGGACGAAGCCGCGCCACCCTCGTGA
- a CDS encoding alpha/beta fold hydrolase, with protein MPFAATADGVEIFYKDWGPKDAQPIVFHHGWPLSGDDWDAQMLFFLGKGFRVVAHDRRGHGRSTQVGSGHDMDHYAADAAAVVQQLDLSNAVHVGHSTGGGEALHYTVRHGQPQGRVAKLVMIGAVPPLMLKTASNPDGLPIEVFDGFRAALAANRAQFFVDVPAGPFYGYNRPGVATQPGIVNNWWRQGMMGGAKAHYDGIKAFSETDFTDDLKAVTVPTFVMHGDDDQIVPIADSALLSAKLVRGATLKVYPGYPHGMCTTHADAINADLLAFIQG; from the coding sequence ATGCCCTTCGCAGCCACCGCCGACGGCGTCGAGATCTTCTATAAGGACTGGGGCCCGAAGGACGCCCAACCCATCGTCTTCCACCACGGCTGGCCGCTCAGTGGCGATGACTGGGACGCCCAGATGCTGTTCTTCCTCGGGAAGGGGTTCCGCGTCGTCGCGCATGACCGGCGCGGACATGGGCGTTCCACGCAGGTCGGCAGCGGGCATGACATGGACCACTACGCGGCCGATGCCGCTGCGGTGGTGCAGCAGCTCGACCTCAGCAACGCCGTGCATGTCGGCCATTCGACCGGCGGCGGCGAGGCCCTGCACTACACGGTGAGGCACGGCCAGCCGCAGGGCCGGGTCGCGAAGCTGGTGATGATCGGGGCAGTGCCGCCGCTCATGCTCAAGACGGCGTCCAACCCCGACGGCCTGCCGATCGAGGTGTTCGACGGATTCCGCGCCGCCCTCGCCGCGAACCGTGCGCAGTTCTTCGTGGATGTCCCGGCGGGGCCGTTCTACGGCTACAACCGGCCCGGCGTCGCGACGCAGCCCGGTATCGTGAACAACTGGTGGCGGCAGGGCATGATGGGCGGCGCCAAGGCGCACTACGACGGCATCAAGGCCTTCTCGGAGACCGACTTCACCGACGACCTGAAGGCCGTGACGGTGCCTACCTTCGTGATGCATGGCGACGACGACCAGATCGTGCCCATCGCCGATTCCGCGCTGCTGTCGGCAAAATTGGTCAGGGGCGCAACGCTGAAGGTCTACCCGGGCTATCCGCACGGCATGTGCACCACGCATGCCGATGCGATCAACGCCGACCTGCTGGCCTTCATCCAGGGCTGA
- a CDS encoding hydrolase produces MPTATPTPGKLLLTPGDHTLVMIDFQSQMSFATKSIDVVNLRNNAALVAHAAAGFGVSTILTTVAEKSFSGPMFSEITDAFPGEAMLDRTSMNSWEDVGVIAKVNAIGKARIVLAGLWTSVCIVGPALSAIEQGFEVTVIADACGDVSAEAHDRAMDRMVQAGAKPMTALQYLLELQRDWARAETYELTTGIAKQFGGAYGLGIIYAKSMFGAAEGH; encoded by the coding sequence ATGCCGACCGCCACGCCGACCCCGGGGAAGCTGCTGCTCACACCCGGCGATCACACGCTGGTCATGATCGACTTCCAGTCGCAGATGTCCTTCGCCACCAAATCGATCGACGTGGTAAACCTGCGCAACAACGCCGCGCTTGTCGCGCATGCGGCCGCAGGGTTTGGCGTGTCGACCATCCTGACGACCGTCGCAGAGAAAAGCTTCTCCGGCCCGATGTTCTCCGAGATCACCGACGCCTTTCCAGGCGAGGCAATGCTCGACCGCACCTCCATGAACAGCTGGGAGGATGTGGGTGTGATTGCGAAGGTCAACGCGATCGGCAAGGCGCGCATCGTGCTAGCGGGGCTCTGGACGAGCGTGTGCATCGTGGGCCCGGCGCTCTCGGCCATCGAGCAGGGCTTCGAGGTCACGGTCATCGCCGATGCCTGCGGCGATGTCTCGGCAGAAGCGCATGACCGCGCCATGGACCGCATGGTGCAGGCCGGCGCGAAGCCGATGACTGCCTTGCAATACCTGCTCGAACTCCAGCGCGACTGGGCGCGCGCGGAGACCTACGAGCTCACCACCGGAATCGCGAAGCAATTCGGTGGCGCCTATGGCCTCGGCATCATCTACGCCAAGTCCATGTTCGGCGCCGCCGAAGGCCATTGA
- a CDS encoding alpha/beta hydrolase yields the protein MSTRSDTPAVILALSAARGFCVTAHGFASLNSHREGPSRKVLSATKTEGPAAVTGTEAICCGAAHVLDTAVVAFLAGAARDGIGPMAATDIAEARAALVRLQSVPVDAPDVDIEDIDLPAGPTGRVGIRILRPPVANGRPLPCVLYVHGGGWIMGGRQTHDRLMRELAAGSGAAVVCVDYALAPEATFPVQIEQAYGVLRHLAAHAADHRLDPSRIAVAGDCAGGTIAAAVTMLAKQRRGPEIAFQLLFYPILAELTQTVGSPMPWLSRTTVCRYIDAAFPDLASRRQPTAFPLLATTEALNDLPPALVIVAEADPLCGQGEAYARRLVKAGVRATATRHLGTIHDFVALNALAETPATRSAIAEATAALNQALYGR from the coding sequence GTGAGCACGCGTTCCGACACGCCCGCCGTCATCCTTGCCCTTTCTGCTGCACGTGGATTTTGCGTCACCGCACACGGATTTGCATCGCTTAACTCGCACCGTGAAGGCCCATCACGGAAGGTTCTCTCGGCAACTAAGACAGAGGGGCCCGCCGCGGTGACCGGAACGGAGGCAATCTGCTGCGGCGCTGCCCATGTGCTCGACACTGCCGTCGTCGCCTTCCTGGCGGGGGCCGCGCGCGACGGGATCGGGCCGATGGCCGCGACGGATATTGCAGAAGCGCGCGCCGCGCTGGTGCGGCTGCAATCCGTCCCGGTTGATGCTCCGGATGTCGACATCGAGGACATCGATCTTCCAGCGGGCCCCACTGGGCGGGTCGGCATCCGCATCCTGCGGCCGCCGGTAGCGAACGGGCGGCCGCTGCCCTGCGTGCTCTACGTGCATGGTGGCGGGTGGATCATGGGCGGCAGGCAGACCCATGACAGGTTGATGCGCGAACTCGCGGCCGGGTCCGGCGCCGCGGTGGTGTGCGTCGACTACGCCCTGGCCCCCGAGGCGACCTTTCCGGTGCAGATCGAGCAGGCCTACGGGGTATTGCGGCACCTGGCAGCGCACGCGGCCGACCATCGCCTGGATCCGTCGCGCATCGCCGTGGCCGGGGACTGCGCCGGCGGCACGATCGCCGCGGCGGTCACGATGCTGGCCAAGCAGCGGCGCGGGCCGGAAATCGCTTTCCAGCTGCTGTTCTACCCCATCCTGGCCGAGCTCACGCAGACCGTCGGGTCGCCCATGCCGTGGCTCAGTCGCACGACGGTCTGCCGGTACATCGATGCCGCCTTCCCCGATCTGGCGAGCCGCCGCCAGCCCACCGCCTTCCCGTTGCTGGCGACGACCGAGGCGCTGAACGACCTGCCGCCGGCCCTGGTGATCGTGGCGGAGGCCGATCCGCTCTGCGGCCAGGGCGAGGCCTATGCACGGCGCCTGGTCAAGGCAGGGGTGCGCGCCACCGCCACACGACACCTCGGCACCATCCACGACTTCGTCGCGCTGAACGCGCTGGCGGAGACGCCCGCGACGCGCAGCGCGATCGCGGAGGCGACCGCGGCGCTGAACCAAGCCCTCTATGGACGATAG